In Alkalimarinus alittae, the DNA window ATATTTAATCATAAATATCATAACCTTAACAAACATTTAGAGAATTAACATTAAAACCAAATTCAGCACACTATAAACACACCCAGTGCCGTAGATTCATACGCAAAAAGATACCAAATTAAACAAGAAGAAACCCTTATAGAAGCAATTTAACGCTAAACTGACAACATTACTAATAACTAAAAATTGCATTAAGAATCCGCAACAATCTAATGAAATACTTGCAATTTTTATAACAAAGCTTAGAATTTGATCAGGCATTTTAAACAGCGAACAACATTTGAAGGAACAATAAATTTTGACAGCGATTTGGGATACGACTCAGCTAAACGCTCAAATACCCGACCTAACAATTCGTGTTAAAGTTCGCCGTGGTTTTTTAAAAAGCGAGTGGGTTGATGTTAAAACCTTCTCCCTAAACAACACCCATTGCATCATCAAAACAGACGAACTGTTTGCGCTGGATAGCAAAATTACTATTTCTTTAAGCCTAAGTTTAGAGCCTACCGACCTCGTTATTGATTCATTAACGGTAACGGTAAAAAAACAGAAAAAAGAGTGTAGCTGCTTCTTCTATGAGCTAGAACTTAATAGCGACGCCGCAAAAGGCGCCACTGTAATTGATTCACCTATAAACCGCATGGTCGAATTGGTTAATAAAAAAATAAAAATAAGCAATAAAGTTCTCGTTCTTTCTCAAGCGGCCCTTTAATTTCTAGTAAAAACCTCCCCTAACTTGATACAAGTTAACAATTTTAATGCTTAATCATGCGTCAATTTAAATTAGTGTTAAACTGTAATGACTTGCTACTTTTCTTAATGGGAGAATACTAGGATGGCAAAAAACGATAAGTTAGGCATCGACAAAATCATTAACCGCATTAATCAAGAGTTCGAAAAAACGTCTTCTCACTTCGACAAGTTAGTGAGTGATGCCCAAAAACAATTTGATACTCTTCAAGGACAAATTCAAGACCCCATTAAGAAACTAATGGAAGACATGGACGCAGTCAGAGAACGCGAACTAAAACGTTTTCATAGCGAGTTCGATCGAAGAGTAGAAGAGTTTACTGAACTTCAAAATAATATTTTAGAGAAGCTTGGCGTTAACGCAAAAGCAGATAACAAACCGACCAAAGCAGCCACCAAAAACAAAACAGCTTCAACGACGACCACAACCAAAAAAACACCGGCTAAATCAACAACCAAAGCTGCAGAAAAAAAACCCGCCGCAAAGAAAGCCCCCCCCCAAAAAACTGCTGCTAAGAAACCTGCAGCAAAAAAAACGACGGCGACTAAAAAACCAGCCACTGCCAAAACGACTACAGCTAAACCTGCAGCCAAAAAGCCTGCAGCCAAGAAAACAACGGCTAAGAAACCCGCAGCCAAAAAGCCTGCAGCTAAAAAACCAGCCGCTCAAAAGTCTGCTGCAACAAAACCTGCCTCCAAAAAAACAGATGCAAATAAACCATAACGACCTATGCATGACAGAGTTAAATTGTCTGCAGTAACAATATTAAAATGCCACCTTTAAGGTGGCATTTTTTATGCCTACTCCCCGTCTAACTTTTTAAATGAAATGTAAAATCTATAACACATTTTCCAACATGTATATCAATGTAAAAACCCCTTTACAATGGCACTCTCATACAGCGTTTTGTAACACGACCAGCTCATCAGTAACGTTTCAACCACATAAAGCTACCATTCTGTTACAACGCTTTAATACCCTGTGAATTACTATTTATAGACTCTCTCAACTGATTCACGGGTATATTATTTGTGACCAAGTAGAGCCCTTTTGTTAATAGGTACTCGATTAGTGCTAAAACGCTTAATCAAACAATTTGCTGTTTCTGGAGCTTTAATCTCCCTTTCAGTTGCTGTTGTGAGCTTGACCGGCTCAGGCCTAATTGCGGGAGATAATACGATAGGTTTTAAGCTTGTCGCTTCAGCCTTTATAGCCGTATTGTTTGGCGTTATTTGCTTGGTATTAATACGTCTTAATCTAACACTTCAACAAACCATCGCTCAAAGAGAAGAATCAGAACTCTCACTTGTAAAATTAAGCAGCGCCGTGACAAATAGTGGCGCATCAATCGCTATTACCGACACCAAAGGGATTATCGAATACATTAATGATAAGTTCTGTGAGCTAACAGGCTACGAGCAAAGCGATACTATTGGCCGGTCGATTGATCTTATTGGATTAACCCAATTCCCCAACGGTGAAGAAGTACCCACTTGGGATATGAATTGTCTCAAAGATAATTGGAAAGGTGACCTGCTCAGCCACAAAAAAGATGGCTCTCATTTTTGGTGTACGACAACCATCTCGGCCGTTTACGATAAAAATAACGAGATATCCAATTACATAGTATCGGGCATCGATATAACAGAGCTTAAAGAAGCCAGTAGTGCAATGAAGCAACTGGCATTATTCGATGTATTAACAGGACTTGCAAATCGACGCCTCTTTATAGATCGAATGGGGCAATCTATTGCGGCTTCTCAGCGACGCCAAAATATAGCAGCATTATTATTTCTAGATCTCGACCAATTTAAACGTATCAACGATACCCTTGGACACGACGCGGGCGATGAGCTTCTGCTTATCGTTGCTGAACGACTAAAATCTTGCGTAAGAGCCCAAGATACTGTTGCTCGCTTGGGCGGAGATGAGTTCACAATATTATTAAATGATATCAATGATATCCAATCGATCAGTCATATCGCTAACCAAATCTTAAAAGAGCTTAAAGAACCGATAATGCTGGGTAAGCATGAGGTGATTATATCAACGAGTATCGGTATCACACTCACACCTAACGATAGCCAAGAAGTCGATTCATTAATGAAGAATGCCGACCTGGCCTTATATCAAGCGAAAGAGCGAGGTAGAGACTGCTACTATTTCTTTACAGAAGAACTCAATACCAAAGCGCTTAAGTTACTTCATATTGAACAAGAGCTTCGCCACGCGCTACAGATGGATGAATTCTCATTAGTCTATCAACCTCAGGTTTGTCTCAAAACAGGCTCAATATCAAGCATTGAAGCGCTGATTCGATGGAATCACCCTGAACGAGGATTGGTTGCTCCTGATGAATTTATAAGTATTGCCGAAGAAACAGGGCTAATTGTTCAAATTGGTGAATGGGTATTAAAGAACGCATGCATGCAAACTCAAATGCTGCAACAACTCACCGGCCAAAGCATTAAGGTTGCCGTAAACTTATCATCAAGACAGTTTTCTGATCCAAATTTAGAGCAAGTCATTGCTGATGTCATTGAAGAAACAGACCTTAATCCAAAGTACCTAGAAATTGAAGTCACCGAAAGCATGCTAATGAACAACATCGATAAGGTTATCGAGCAGCTAAACCGAATTAAATCGACAGGTTCGACCATCACGATAGATGATTTTGGTTCAGGGTATTCCTCATTGAGTTATTTGAAAAGGTTGCCCGTTGACATACTAAAGGTTGATCGAGAATTCGTAAGAGATATCCCTGAAGACCTTAATGATATGGAAATCACCTCCGCCATTATAGCCATTGCGCATAAACTTAACTTAAAGGTGATTGCAGAAGGGGTCGAGAATATAGATCAACGTGACTTTCTGGTTATTAATAAATGTGATTACGCTCAAGGCTACTACTTTAGCAAACCCCTCACCTTTGAAGACCTCTATCGTTTTTTTACAGCAGAGCAACTTAAGTCAGCATAGGCTATTGTTATTTTTTTGTGAACAGTAAGTCATACTTCTTGCCGAAAGCATCACGTTACATTTTGAAACATTTGGTATAATAGTCTCACAATCACTAGCAGTATGGATAACATGGAAATGATTTCATTATTGATTCACGCATCAGAGCTGACGCTCTTGGGTCTTCTAGCCTATTTAGCCTATCAGGTCGCTACACTATTTAACAACCAACAGATAGCAGTATCCGACAACACTGTAGAGCCAACCAGCCCTAAGTTAAAGTTAAATGCTATCAACCACCCCCTAAGTGCCAACCAAAACCTACATCGCCGTAACTCCAGAGTTGAAAGCATTACCAGTTCTCAGATATTTACAGGCATTCAATTATTTGAAATAAAGCGCAACGGTATCAACCCTCTATCACCAGCTCAAGAATGGATTGGCAGCGGGATTAGCTATTACTTACTGGGTGCAGCAAACGCAATAACCGAGCATTTTGATTGTACAGGCACCGATAAAGATGACGTGATGAGATATTTGCTCACTAAGAACCTTAGTTACAGCGAAGAGCTTGCAGATAGATTTATCTCAAACCTCTACCACTCAGACGAGCAAGCCGTAGAAAAGAATGCGTACACAGCGGGTATAGATGCAGCAAGAACGTGGTTATCAAAAAAGTTTATCCCCGAAGAGCACTCACTTTTAAACAACTTGAACTCACTTGGATTTGTTGCTTAATCCATTGAGCGGTATTGCTAGTTTTAGCTATTCAGTGCTAGCCGCCAAAAAATACAGGCAATAAAAAAGGGTTTGATTAAAACCCTTTTCCAATTTAATTCTAGATATGAATAAGCGCTATGCGACTAAATCCCATCGCTTACCTATCTGAATAACACCACCCCCGACAGGGTTGAAATCACTATCCAGTAGAACACCTGACACCTGCGGCTTACTCCACTCTCCCTCTTCATTGCGAACCATAGAATCAAGGTCAACAGCCTTAACTAAATAAACAGACTCGTCACAAGCAACTTTAGAGCGGTGCGATATACCATATACAAACCGGCAATAATCGAGTTTTAGCTGCTGAAGATCTCTTTCGGCTTTATTGATTTTTCTAACAAGAACCCCTCTAAGACTCTCCGTATAATCCATTACCGCAACCTCACAATGACAACGTACAAATGACAACTTAATTCAAAATAAACTACGCAATATTTGCAATTAAACGTATATCAACGGCTCTAGAGCGCCAATAAACGATCACATGACAAATGTGAAATAATGTTACACGGATAAAATATCAAATAACAGGGAGTAACGCACAGTATGACTGTAGGAATGAGGTTAATGCACTTTACGGATCATTTCTGCCAACGTTTTACTGCTAACATTGTGATCTAAAACATAAGTTAATACGCCGTCTTGGTCTATCACGAAAAAGTTGGCCGAATGATCAACGGTATAACCCGTAGAAGACTCTTCAGAATTCACTTTTTTATAATAGACACCATACTGTTTGGCCACCGCTGCTAATTCAGAAGCTGTACCATTCAACCCTATTATTCTGGCATCAAAAAATGGAAGATATTCATTTAAGCGCTGTTCAGTGTCCCGCTCAGGGTCCAACGTAATAAACAGGACGTTAATATCATCTGCTTGATCGCCAAGTTTTCGCAATGCAGATTTAATCACCGATAACCCTGTTGGGCATACATCAGGGCAAGACGTAAAACCAAAGTAAAGTAAAACCACTTTCCCCTTCACGTCTGAAAGTTCAAATTTAGTTTCCCCTCCAGTCATTTTAAAGTCGCCGCCCGTTAAAAAAGCAGCTTTTAGCTTTGACGGATCCTGGTCGTCGCTATTGTAAATCTCTAGCCCACTCCAAACACCCGCAAATAAAATAGCTAACAACAATATCGGTATTAATAATTTTAATTTCATAGGTTTATGTCAGTGTTTTGATTTAATGTTAAAAACTAAGCGCTCTGTTTCAAGCCCTTGAAGAGTTACCGAGAACAACCATGCCATCTCGGCATCAACAGTACAAACGGGAATGGTAATAACACCTTTCCAGTGACCTTTACCGCCAGATTGAGTAAGCTCAGACTGGTTTAGCCCCATATACATATCTTTGCCATCTAGGCTGACAAATGAGCGCGTAATATTAGGGTTATTCGTGGTCAACGTAACCGTCAGTGGTATTAATGCTTTAAAGTTATTAGGTGTAACTGAAAGGGTTAGTTCACCGTAAGTTAAAGACTGGTAAGTGCATTCACCTTTATTTAAAAGGCAGCTTACATGGGATACCACATTATCGTCTAGATGAGATGGATTGTTAATCAACTGGGGCAGCATCAAAACAACACCAAGAACTACAATCAAAAGAACAATGATTAACAGGTGCTTAATATTAAAGATAAACCACCTCTAACTACATGCCATCAAGGCGTGCTTTTATCTGATCATGCTTTTTTAAGACCTGCTCAATATGTTCTAAGTCAGTCTTAACCTGCCCCTTGCTAATACTCTTTGACTTATAATCAAACTCAATACCATAGTTAAATCGACTATGGTGTTTTTCTCGATACCTCACAATTCCGGGAATTATCTCAACCTCTACAGCGCCCACCTCCATCTCCAATGAAATAGTTAACTGAACAGTATTATTAAGTTCAAACACTTCATCGGTCTGAATACCCATACCGTATTTACTATAATCAAATGGGACAATATTGACCCACTCACTCGAGAACAGCCCTCTACGAACTTTTACTTTAGAGTTAAATTTTAACCACGGTAATCGAGGCTTTTGGCGACGCTCATCTGTCATAATTTAGTTTCAAGTAACAAGGGGTTAGATACGGAAATTATTAAATATATAGTAAATATAGCTCTATTTGACCGACTAAGCACTCTGAATCCCGAATCAATCACTTAAATCGCGTAATTAACAAGCAAAAACACGACAACCAGAACAACTAAATCGTTTAAAGCGCATCATCCTTGCTGCATTTCTAAATAACTACATCACTATACATATTTAAAGGCTAGTGTTTAGTTAGCCGAACTGATGTAAGACAATAGCAATGAACAAATACCCTGTAATAATACACAATCAATTGAGTTATAATTTATGAATTGTTAACTGGTTCCTTTTATTTTAATCCGGCAGGCATTATGGCTATAGGTAAACACTCTCATATAATTTTGGTTGAAGATAACCCGGATGATGAACTTCTGACCATTAGAGAGCTAAAAAACAGTGGTTTTAACGGCAAAGTTACAAGCTTTTCTGATGGAGAAGAGGCTTACAACTACTTAACACACCCGAAAAAACAACCGACACTCATTATACTTGACGTCAAACTACCCAAGCTGAGTGGTATAGAAATTTTACGAAAAGTAAGGTCACAAAAAGAATTCCTGATGACTCCCGTTGTTATCTTTTCTTCCTGTGATGAACCTTGCCTTGTAGAAGAAGCATACACATTGGGTGCAAACTCATATGTAATCAAAGAAGACCATTTTCTCCAAAGCGCTGATCAGTTAGCAGGCCTTGTGCACTATTGGACTAAGATACATAAGCCCATTTCAGCTGTTTAATTAATTATATACGTTACAATGCCTGTCAATGGATCGATAGGCCTATCTATTGACTTAATCTGTTAGCCTACTCTGCTCTTCTTCACGATAATTTAGCGCTTCTAACTGCCGCTGCTTTTCTTCGTCACGCTGTTGCTGGTCTTCTATTACTATCTGCTGATGACGACGCGCTTCTTTATCAAATATGTCTTTGAACTGTTTTCTGCTTTCTTGCCATACTTTATTTTGAGCCTCTATTACTTCATCCCTAAGAACCATTGAATACTTAATAAAGTAGAGGTAGTCGGAATTTAAGCGATAACGGGTATAAAACAACTTTATAAATTCTCGATGCTCTGGCGCAACACTCAACTCCCACTCTTTAATACCGTTCATCAGGTATTGAGGTGATACACCTAAAATCTCACATAACTTATTAAACTTTATAAGATCGTTGGGTAACGCTTTATCTTCAGGATCTTCCCAACGGGCAATTGTATTTCTATCGACCTGAATTAAGCGGGCAACATGCATCTTCGATAGCTTTCGACCGTTTTTTTCCCTTGCTGCTCTCAACCTAAGCGCAAAGTCTTTTTTAATCACAGGAAACTGGGTTTTGTATTTCATTATTCTTCTTATGCCTAGCGCTCATTAAGAATGCTTTTTCTCATATTTATGAGAATTAGTAAAACCACACTGCTACATTGAAGTAGCACTTTCCAATAAAAAACAAAAAATGCTACTTCAATGTAGCAGTTATTTTTTAATATAGAAAAAATATTACTGAAAATGGTGCTTAGAACTAGCACAGTTATACTTATCTGGCAGGTTGGAAAGACTATTATTTACCCGTATAGTTCTCTGATAATGCCTTCAGTTCTGAAATAATGTCATTACGGATAACGCTAGGTTTAATAACCGTTGCCACTCGCCCTAATCCCATAATCCAATTTTTAAGTTGCACGGTTCGCTTCACACTGGCCGTCAACTCATAAATAGACGGGCTTATTTTTACTAAGCTTTGATCGTGACTGATGGGGTTTTCAGCTAAGTCTGCCATTAAATTAGTGGGCTCAAAAATGTTAAACCGTAATACCAATTGATAAAGCGCTTTATCTTGGTAGTCGATCATGACATCCATATTCCCTTCATCAAGATATGTCGCTAAGTTAAAGCGATCAGGGACGTTCGATGAATAGGTGGCCACTTCAATTTGATCAATTTTATGAATAAGAAAGTGTCTATATTCATTAGGCTTATTAATATCCTCGTGCTTTTTTGCAACTAAATAAAGCTTAGGTAAAAGAATCACAACACCGAATGGGTGAACCCGATAGGCTTTACCTCGGTAGTGTATATTTAACTGTTTCTCTTTTAAGATCGCCCTATAAATAGTATCAAGCACTGTAATATCATAATTAGCCGCTTGCAGTCGTTGCCCTCGCTGATAAAACTCGACAGAATCTTTTAACCGGCCAAATTGTTGAGGTGACACTTTTGAGGCTTCTTTTTGCAATTTAGAATCTGCATCTTTAAAGAAGCGCGCCATCTCCGTCAGTGTGTTTTTGGGCATAATGCCTGACAGGTGCTTTTGCGTCATGGCGAACGACAACGCGAGATAGGTCGGCATTTTCTCAAAGTCGTAGGCTAGCGTAGAGTAAGGGTCTAGCGACCACAGCAGGCTTTTTCCGCTTCCTCGTTCCGCCTCTAGTCCAAATTCATTATCCCCCTCGTCTTTCAATACATCATTGGCACCATAAAGAAAGTTAAGGTCTCTTTGTATGGTTCTTCTAATAGCCGAGTAATTAGAGTCCGATAGGCTTTCTAGCGTGTCCGCCGAGCCATAACTCTCAAAATAATCACTACTTAGGAGGTGGTTAAGAATCTCGTCTGTAGACTTTTGAACACGAGAAGCACGTAAATAATCGAGAATGGCTAGCCGCCTTATAAACGTCTTCATCTACCCCTCAAAATCAAAACAAATCAATCTGTGGTTTATCGCGGTAGAGCTTGTCGAATAAACCTGAGTTTCGGCTAACCCGTTTTTTAATACTTTTACTCCAAACATGCTTGGTACAGTTAATTTCTAACCCGTTTTTTGCACGAGTGACGCCGGTATAAATAAGCTCTCGACTGAGAATCGGTGAATGATACTCTGGCAATACGATTGCAATGCGGTTAAATTCAGAGCCTTGCGTCTTGTGTATCGTCATTGCGTAAACCAATTCGAAAGAAGGCAGTCGACTTAAACTTAACCAACGAACCTCACCATCTCCCACAGGAAAAGCCGCTTGAAGCCGATCTTCGTGTCGCCAGATAATACCAATATCACCGTTGAATAAGCCCGTTTCATAGCTATTTTCATTTATCATGATAGGACAACCATGATAATAAAGCGTATGGATAGGTACACTGAGGTGTCGTTTGATAGCACGATCTATCGCTATATTAATAGCGTCTACTCCACGCTCACCGCCCCGTGTTGCGGCCAAAAAACGAAAGCCCGAGAATTGCTGAAGGGCCACGTTTACGTCTTTCGGTTGACTAACAGGGAAGTAATACGACTCAGCCAGCTGCTTTAGCCAACCATTAAAATCACCTTGCGGCGTCAACGAGAGCTCATCACTCACTTCATTCAGCAGTGTCCAACTGGCCTTTATGTCACCAGTGATAATGGTTTTTGCAAGCTGCCCTATTCCGCCATCATCTTTAAACCGATAACTTTTAGTCAGTTTAGTCAGATGATCCACTGAAGTTTGTGTCGTGACAGGTATAGAGTAACCCGTTAGGGCGTTCAACAGCGCCGCATTAGACTTGCTATAACCTGGGTGTGGATCAGGTGCGATATCTGCTAAGACGCTGCCTGCCGCGACTGAAGGTAGTTGGTTTGAATCTCCTAATAAAATTACCCTTGCATGCTCTGGCAATGCTCGAAATAAACGCGCCATCAAAGGTAAATCAACCATTGAGGCTTCATCCACGAGCAGAATATCGAGGCTTAATCGGTTTGATTCGTTAAATCTAAACTGGTGATGACGAGGTATAACCCCTAATAAACGGTGTATGGTCATCGCTTCATCTGGCACTGACGACCATACCTGTTCTGAAAACTCATGCTGGCGTTGTAGTTGGGCTTTTGCGTTACCAATAGACTCGGTTAAACGCTGAGCGGCCTTACCTGTTGGGGCCACCATTTTAATGATAAACGGTTCATCAAAAACTTCGCATAGCGCCACCAACAACTTCGTCACCGTCGTGGTTTTTCCCGTTCCCGGGCCACCTGTCACAATACAAAACTGTTTACCGAGTGCGTTAGCAACACTTACTTTTTGCCAATCAATATCCGCTGAGTGAGTCGAACTGCTGTCATGGCCAAATAACTGAGCCAAGGCATGGCTTGCGCGTGAATGATCAAACGATACTTCATGGCTATATTTTTTAATGGCATTAACCACTTCATCTTCAAAGTGCCAATATCGACGCAAATAAAGTCGCCCACATTCATATACGATTGGGTGGGTCGACGCAGGCGCAATCGATAACAAACTGAGGTGTTGCTCCCAGTCGACCACAGATGGGAACTGATAACCGCCAGTGCGAATATCATCTTCTGTTACCTGCTCCCACTGCGTTGTTTCAGCCCACTCGGCTAGCTGTAAACAACTATGGCCCTCTCTCAGTGCCTGACTACACGCTAGTACTGAAAAGAACAATAACTCATCGTCTGCCCTGTTCATCACATCGGCGAGAGATTTCGCTAAGAAGTAATCAATTTCTTTAACACCTGAATAAGTAGAAATAAAATCGCCATAACGGTTATGCATTATTATCTCCAAATAGCTCATCCAGTCTGTTTAGTAGTTCTGTCTCTATACTTGAGAAATAGACGCCTGCTTGTCCGTTAACCCCCATACCTCTTAGATAGAGATAATAAACACCACCAAAATGAGTTTCGGGTGTGTAATCTTCAATTCTTTGTTTTAGGTATCGATGAAGGGCTAAACAATAGATCAGATATTGAAGATCGTAGAAGTTATCTTGAATGTTTTGAGATAGATGTTCGTGATCGTAGCAACCATACTCATCCCCCAAATACGTCGACTTGTAATCAGCTATATAATATTTACCCCGCCATTCGAATACGAGGTCGATAAACCCATGCATCATGCCTTTTAACTGCACACCTTCAGGTAACTGAGGAAACGTTTTAGTCTGTCGATGATGCTGTAATACACCACTCAGCGCTTTCCGGGTAGTGGCATGGATAGGAAAGTAAAACTCAACTTCTCGTAGGGTTTTATTCAGTGCTAATTCACTCAGCGATAGACCGTCTGATAATTCGGCAGCAAGGCATTCGTCAAGCCAGTTAATCAACGCATTTATCTGGTCATCTTCAAGTTTACCAAAACGAATCAGTGGTTTTTTGAGCGCGTCAGTCCATAAAGGTTTCTGAAAGTCGACCACCTCTAAGGTATCGTGAAGCAGGTTACCTGCCGCAGCGCCTTTTTTTAGGGTAAACCTTAAATCGA includes these proteins:
- a CDS encoding putative bifunctional diguanylate cyclase/phosphodiesterase, whose protein sequence is MLKRLIKQFAVSGALISLSVAVVSLTGSGLIAGDNTIGFKLVASAFIAVLFGVICLVLIRLNLTLQQTIAQREESELSLVKLSSAVTNSGASIAITDTKGIIEYINDKFCELTGYEQSDTIGRSIDLIGLTQFPNGEEVPTWDMNCLKDNWKGDLLSHKKDGSHFWCTTTISAVYDKNNEISNYIVSGIDITELKEASSAMKQLALFDVLTGLANRRLFIDRMGQSIAASQRRQNIAALLFLDLDQFKRINDTLGHDAGDELLLIVAERLKSCVRAQDTVARLGGDEFTILLNDINDIQSISHIANQILKELKEPIMLGKHEVIISTSIGITLTPNDSQEVDSLMKNADLALYQAKERGRDCYYFFTEELNTKALKLLHIEQELRHALQMDEFSLVYQPQVCLKTGSISSIEALIRWNHPERGLVAPDEFISIAEETGLIVQIGEWVLKNACMQTQMLQQLTGQSIKVAVNLSSRQFSDPNLEQVIADVIEETDLNPKYLEIEVTESMLMNNIDKVIEQLNRIKSTGSTITIDDFGSGYSSLSYLKRLPVDILKVDREFVRDIPEDLNDMEITSAIIAIAHKLNLKVIAEGVENIDQRDFLVINKCDYAQGYYFSKPLTFEDLYRFFTAEQLKSA
- a CDS encoding SCO family protein gives rise to the protein MKLKLLIPILLLAILFAGVWSGLEIYNSDDQDPSKLKAAFLTGGDFKMTGGETKFELSDVKGKVVLLYFGFTSCPDVCPTGLSVIKSALRKLGDQADDINVLFITLDPERDTEQRLNEYLPFFDARIIGLNGTASELAAVAKQYGVYYKKVNSEESSTGYTVDHSANFFVIDQDGVLTYVLDHNVSSKTLAEMIRKVH
- a CDS encoding PilZ domain-containing protein is translated as MTDERRQKPRLPWLKFNSKVKVRRGLFSSEWVNIVPFDYSKYGMGIQTDEVFELNNTVQLTISLEMEVGAVEVEIIPGIVRYREKHHSRFNYGIEFDYKSKSISKGQVKTDLEHIEQVLKKHDQIKARLDGM
- a CDS encoding response regulator; protein product: MAIGKHSHIILVEDNPDDELLTIRELKNSGFNGKVTSFSDGEEAYNYLTHPKKQPTLIILDVKLPKLSGIEILRKVRSQKEFLMTPVVIFSSCDEPCLVEEAYTLGANSYVIKEDHFLQSADQLAGLVHYWTKIHKPISAV
- a CDS encoding helix-turn-helix domain-containing protein, yielding MKYKTQFPVIKKDFALRLRAAREKNGRKLSKMHVARLIQVDRNTIARWEDPEDKALPNDLIKFNKLCEILGVSPQYLMNGIKEWELSVAPEHREFIKLFYTRYRLNSDYLYFIKYSMVLRDEVIEAQNKVWQESRKQFKDIFDKEARRHQQIVIEDQQQRDEEKQRQLEALNYREEEQSRLTD
- a CDS encoding helix-turn-helix transcriptional regulator, which gives rise to MKTFIRRLAILDYLRASRVQKSTDEILNHLLSSDYFESYGSADTLESLSDSNYSAIRRTIQRDLNFLYGANDVLKDEGDNEFGLEAERGSGKSLLWSLDPYSTLAYDFEKMPTYLALSFAMTQKHLSGIMPKNTLTEMARFFKDADSKLQKEASKVSPQQFGRLKDSVEFYQRGQRLQAANYDITVLDTIYRAILKEKQLNIHYRGKAYRVHPFGVVILLPKLYLVAKKHEDINKPNEYRHFLIHKIDQIEVATYSSNVPDRFNLATYLDEGNMDVMIDYQDKALYQLVLRFNIFEPTNLMADLAENPISHDQSLVKISPSIYELTASVKRTVQLKNWIMGLGRVATVIKPSVIRNDIISELKALSENYTGK
- the recD gene encoding exodeoxyribonuclease V subunit alpha, translating into MHNRYGDFISTYSGVKEIDYFLAKSLADVMNRADDELLFFSVLACSQALREGHSCLQLAEWAETTQWEQVTEDDIRTGGYQFPSVVDWEQHLSLLSIAPASTHPIVYECGRLYLRRYWHFEDEVVNAIKKYSHEVSFDHSRASHALAQLFGHDSSSTHSADIDWQKVSVANALGKQFCIVTGGPGTGKTTTVTKLLVALCEVFDEPFIIKMVAPTGKAAQRLTESIGNAKAQLQRQHEFSEQVWSSVPDEAMTIHRLLGVIPRHHQFRFNESNRLSLDILLVDEASMVDLPLMARLFRALPEHARVILLGDSNQLPSVAAGSVLADIAPDPHPGYSKSNAALLNALTGYSIPVTTQTSVDHLTKLTKSYRFKDDGGIGQLAKTIITGDIKASWTLLNEVSDELSLTPQGDFNGWLKQLAESYYFPVSQPKDVNVALQQFSGFRFLAATRGGERGVDAINIAIDRAIKRHLSVPIHTLYYHGCPIMINENSYETGLFNGDIGIIWRHEDRLQAAFPVGDGEVRWLSLSRLPSFELVYAMTIHKTQGSEFNRIAIVLPEYHSPILSRELIYTGVTRAKNGLEINCTKHVWSKSIKKRVSRNSGLFDKLYRDKPQIDLF